From the Deinococcus aquaticus genome, one window contains:
- a CDS encoding ethanolamine ammonia-lyase subunit EutB translates to MYHVTLGHTHHSFPDLNTLLGRASPLKSGDELAGLAAANAAEREAARAVLADLPLRVFLQTPLIPYEQDEVTRLIVDTHDAAAFAPVSGLSVGEFRDWLLGEAATPATLRALAPGLTPEMVAATAKLMRNQDLVLVASKVEVVTRFRTTVGGRGTLSTRLQPNHPTDDPRGILASTLDGLRYGAGDAVIGINPALDSVDSSVQLLTLLDEFRQRTGVPTQTCVLTHVTNTLAAMERGAPVDLVFQSVAGTQAANAGFGIDLAVLAEAHAAATELRRGDHLAGGFGDNVMYFETGQGSALSAGAHGGVDQGTAEARAYAVARAFRPLLVNTVVGFIGPEYLYDGKQIIRAGLEDHFCAKLLGLPMGCDICYTNHAEADGDDMDTLMTMLGAAGVTFIMGVPGADDIMLNYQSTSFHDAWYLRRIFGRPPAPEFAAWLERTGLTHAGQLREPDAHRARALLGGLERA, encoded by the coding sequence ATGTACCACGTCACGCTGGGCCACACGCACCACTCCTTCCCGGACCTGAACACCCTGCTGGGCCGCGCCAGTCCCCTGAAATCCGGGGATGAGCTCGCGGGTCTCGCCGCCGCGAACGCCGCCGAACGCGAGGCGGCCCGCGCCGTCCTGGCTGACCTGCCCCTGCGCGTGTTCCTGCAGACCCCCCTGATTCCCTACGAGCAGGACGAGGTGACGCGCCTGATCGTGGACACGCACGACGCCGCTGCGTTCGCGCCCGTCAGCGGCCTGAGCGTCGGGGAGTTCCGCGATTGGCTGCTGGGCGAGGCCGCCACGCCCGCCACGCTGCGCGCCCTGGCTCCCGGCCTGACGCCCGAGATGGTCGCCGCGACCGCGAAACTGATGCGCAACCAGGACCTCGTGCTGGTCGCGTCGAAGGTGGAGGTCGTCACGCGCTTCCGCACGACTGTCGGGGGGCGCGGCACGCTGTCCACGCGCCTGCAACCCAACCACCCGACCGACGACCCGCGCGGCATTCTGGCCAGCACCCTCGACGGCCTGCGCTACGGTGCGGGCGACGCCGTGATCGGCATCAACCCCGCGCTGGACTCCGTGGACAGCAGCGTGCAACTCCTGACGCTGCTCGACGAGTTCCGGCAACGGACCGGCGTGCCCACCCAGACCTGCGTCCTGACGCACGTCACGAACACCCTGGCCGCCATGGAACGCGGCGCGCCCGTGGACCTCGTGTTCCAGAGCGTCGCCGGAACGCAGGCCGCCAACGCCGGGTTCGGCATCGACCTCGCCGTGCTGGCCGAGGCGCACGCCGCCGCGACCGAACTGCGCCGGGGCGATCACCTGGCGGGGGGCTTCGGGGATAACGTCATGTACTTCGAGACCGGGCAGGGCAGCGCGCTGTCCGCCGGAGCGCACGGCGGCGTGGACCAGGGCACCGCCGAGGCCCGCGCGTACGCGGTCGCGCGGGCCTTCCGGCCGCTGCTGGTGAACACGGTCGTCGGGTTCATCGGCCCCGAGTACCTGTACGACGGTAAGCAGATCATCCGCGCGGGCCTCGAAGATCACTTCTGCGCGAAACTGCTGGGCCTCCCGATGGGCTGCGACATCTGCTACACCAACCACGCCGAGGCCGACGGGGACGACATGGACACCCTGATGACCATGCTGGGCGCGGCCGGCGTGACCTTCATCATGGGCGTGCCCGGCGCGGACGACATCATGCTGAACTACCAGTCCACCAGCTTTCACGACGCGTGGTACCTGCGCCGCATCTTCGGCCGCCCCCCCGCCCCGGAGTTCGCCGCGTGGCTGGAACGCACAGGCCTCACGCACGCCGGACAGCTGCGGGAACCCGACGCCCACCGCGCCCGCGCCCTGCTCGGCGGCCTGGAGCGCGCGTGA
- the eutC gene encoding ethanolamine ammonia-lyase subunit EutC, translated as MKDFTDARVALGRSGTSLPTRDLLAFTQAHAAARDAVHEPADLGALRRTLEALGEPVLDARSLAPDRPTYLRRPDLGRTLHPDSAAHLRAQRSPGPRPPDVAVIIADGLSAAALTQAPPLLELLLPALRGAGLSTAPITLASQARVALGDGVALALGARLALILIGERPGLSSPDSLGAYLTYQPQPHTPDSKRNCVSNIRPAGLAARPAAWKLTHLITQALKRELSGVQLKDDSPELPAHFAPHALNR; from the coding sequence CTGAAGGACTTCACGGACGCCCGCGTCGCCCTGGGCCGCAGCGGCACGTCGCTTCCCACCCGCGACCTGCTGGCCTTCACGCAGGCCCACGCCGCCGCGCGGGACGCCGTGCATGAACCCGCCGACCTGGGCGCCCTGCGCCGCACCCTGGAAGCCCTGGGCGAACCCGTCCTGGACGCCCGCAGCCTCGCCCCGGACCGCCCCACCTACCTGCGCCGCCCGGACCTGGGGCGCACCCTGCACCCGGACAGCGCCGCCCACCTGCGCGCCCAGCGCTCACCCGGCCCCCGCCCGCCCGACGTGGCCGTGATCATCGCGGACGGCCTCTCCGCCGCCGCGCTCACCCAGGCCCCGCCACTGCTAGAACTGCTGCTGCCCGCCCTGCGCGGGGCAGGCCTGAGCACCGCGCCCATCACCCTCGCCTCGCAGGCCCGCGTGGCCCTCGGGGACGGCGTGGCCCTCGCGCTCGGCGCGCGCCTCGCCCTGATCCTGATCGGGGAGCGCCCCGGCCTCAGCAGTCCCGACAGTCTCGGCGCGTACCTCACGTACCAGCCGCAGCCGCACACGCCCGACTCGAAACGCAACTGCGTGTCCAACATCCGCCCCGCCGGACTCGCCGCGCGCCCCGCCGCCTGGAAACTCACGCACCTGATCACCCAGGCCCTGAAACGCGAACTCAGCGGCGTGCAGCTCAAGGACGACAGCCCCGAATTGCCCGCGCACTTCGCGCCGCACGCCCTGAACAGGTAG
- a CDS encoding NAD(P)H-dependent oxidoreductase, which produces MIIVDTALRRREQDGNPVRVAMIGAGFMGRGVANQIVNSVPGMTLVAISNRHVAGAERAYAEAGWDHHVRVDTQAAFEDAVRRGQPAVTDNALLLCRSEQVDCVIDVTGDVEFGAQVTLEAIAHGRHMVTMNAELDATVGPLLAQRAAAAGVILTAADGDQPGVQMNLYRFVRSIGLTPLVCGNIKGLQDPYRTPTTQRAFAEKWGQNPHMVTSFADGTKISFEQAIVANGTGMRVERRGMRGSVFPGHVDELTTQYDVEALRALGGVVDYTVGSRPGPGVFVLATHDDPRQRHYLNLYKLGEGPLYSFYTPYHLCHFEVPLTAARAVLFGDAALQPRAHMVDVITTVKTDLPAGTVLDGLGGYHTYGQCENVDVARTGNLLPMGLAVGARLRRAVKRDEVLTYVDVDLPQDSLAVQLRAEQDRLAGAASQTAAAY; this is translated from the coding sequence ATGATCATCGTGGACACGGCCCTGCGCCGCCGCGAGCAGGACGGAAACCCCGTGCGGGTCGCCATGATCGGCGCCGGGTTCATGGGACGCGGCGTGGCCAACCAGATCGTGAACAGCGTGCCCGGCATGACCCTGGTCGCCATCTCCAACCGCCACGTCGCCGGCGCCGAACGCGCCTACGCCGAGGCCGGATGGGACCACCACGTGCGCGTGGACACCCAGGCCGCCTTCGAGGACGCCGTGCGGCGCGGCCAGCCCGCCGTGACCGACAACGCCCTGCTGCTGTGCCGCAGCGAACAGGTGGACTGCGTGATCGACGTGACCGGCGACGTGGAATTCGGCGCGCAGGTCACGCTCGAAGCCATCGCACACGGCCGGCACATGGTCACCATGAACGCCGAACTCGACGCGACCGTCGGGCCGCTCCTCGCGCAGCGCGCCGCCGCCGCCGGCGTGATCCTGACCGCCGCGGACGGCGACCAGCCGGGCGTGCAGATGAACCTGTACCGCTTCGTGCGCTCCATCGGCCTGACGCCCCTGGTGTGCGGGAACATCAAGGGCCTTCAGGACCCGTACCGCACGCCCACCACGCAGCGGGCCTTCGCCGAGAAGTGGGGGCAGAACCCGCACATGGTCACCAGTTTCGCGGACGGCACCAAGATCTCGTTCGAGCAGGCCATCGTCGCCAACGGCACCGGCATGCGCGTGGAACGGCGCGGCATGCGCGGCTCGGTCTTCCCCGGCCACGTGGACGAACTGACCACCCAGTACGACGTGGAGGCCCTGCGCGCCCTGGGCGGCGTGGTGGACTACACGGTCGGCAGCCGCCCCGGCCCCGGCGTGTTCGTGCTCGCCACGCACGACGACCCCCGCCAGCGGCACTACCTGAACCTGTACAAACTGGGCGAGGGACCACTGTACTCCTTCTACACGCCGTACCACCTGTGCCACTTCGAGGTCCCGCTCACCGCTGCGCGCGCCGTGCTGTTCGGTGACGCCGCCCTGCAACCCCGCGCGCACATGGTCGACGTGATCACCACCGTCAAGACCGACCTGCCCGCCGGAACGGTCCTGGACGGCCTGGGCGGGTACCACACCTACGGGCAGTGCGAGAACGTCGACGTCGCCCGCACCGGGAACCTCCTGCCCATGGGACTGGCCGTCGGCGCGCGGCTCCGCCGGGCCGTAAAGCGCGACGAGGTCCTCACCTACGTCGACGTGGACCTCCCGCAGGACTCCCTGGCCGTGCAGCTGCGCGCCGAACAGGACCGCCTGGCCGGCGCCGCCAGTCAGACCGCCGCTGCCTACTGA
- the rfbC gene encoding dTDP-4-dehydrorhamnose 3,5-epimerase gives MNLTETALSGAFIIDLTVMTDERGGFARTFDRDTFAAHGLNPGAVQANLSFNHRAGTLRGLHYQLPPAAETKLVRCTRGAILDVIVDLRPQSPTYLQHVAVELTADNRRALFVPEQFAHGYQALTDGAEVTYQVSAAYTPGSERGLRHDDPALGITWPLPVTVISSKDAAWPLLADRDDLPRPAPAAPNALEVSR, from the coding sequence ATGAACCTCACCGAGACAGCGCTGAGCGGCGCGTTCATCATCGACCTGACCGTGATGACCGATGAACGCGGCGGTTTTGCCCGCACCTTCGACCGGGACACCTTCGCCGCGCACGGCCTGAACCCCGGCGCGGTCCAGGCGAACCTGAGCTTCAACCACCGCGCCGGCACGCTGCGCGGCCTGCACTACCAATTGCCGCCCGCCGCCGAGACTAAACTGGTCCGCTGCACGCGCGGCGCCATCCTGGACGTGATTGTGGACCTGCGCCCGCAGTCCCCCACGTACCTGCAGCACGTCGCGGTGGAACTTACGGCCGACAACCGCCGCGCCCTGTTCGTGCCGGAACAGTTCGCCCACGGGTATCAGGCGCTGACGGACGGCGCGGAAGTCACGTACCAGGTGAGCGCGGCGTACACGCCCGGCTCCGAGCGGGGCCTGCGGCACGACGACCCGGCGCTGGGCATCACGTGGCCGCTCCCGGTCACGGTCATCTCCAGCAAGGACGCCGCGTGGCCGCTGCTGGCCGACCGTGACGACCTGCCCCGCCCGGCACCCGCCGCCCCGAACGCACTGGAGGTCAGCCGATGA
- a CDS encoding NAD-dependent epimerase/dehydratase family protein, which translates to MNILVTGTEGYLGSLLAPELLRRGHVVTGLDTGFYRAGWLYHGTDLTARTLIKDLRDVTSDDLRGMDAVVHMAELSNDPLGQLLPTITYDINHTGSVRLARLAKAAGVTRFVYMSSCSVYGVGGADFVDERADVNPQTAYAECKVLVERDLRELADASFSPTFLRNATAFGASPRMRFDIVLNNLSGLACTRRAITMTSDGTPWRPLVHALDIAQAIALVLEAPLERVHNETFNVGSTDHNYRVREIAELVAQAFPGCAVQFGENGSDNRSYRVNFDKIRRALPDFEPSWDAGRGAQQLAELFTRIDLQPSDFTWRGYTRLTQLEYLLRTGQIDQDFYWRPLPAPERRQGSPA; encoded by the coding sequence ATGAATATCCTCGTCACTGGAACGGAAGGCTACCTCGGCTCGCTGCTCGCCCCGGAACTGCTGCGGCGCGGGCACGTCGTGACCGGCCTCGACACCGGCTTCTACCGCGCGGGCTGGCTGTACCACGGCACGGACCTGACCGCCCGCACCCTGATCAAGGACCTGCGCGACGTCACCAGCGACGATCTGCGCGGCATGGACGCCGTGGTGCACATGGCAGAACTGTCCAACGATCCGCTGGGGCAACTGCTGCCCACCATCACGTACGACATCAACCACACTGGGTCCGTGCGGCTGGCCCGGCTGGCCAAGGCGGCCGGCGTGACGCGGTTCGTGTACATGTCCTCGTGCAGCGTGTACGGCGTGGGCGGCGCGGACTTCGTGGACGAACGCGCGGACGTCAACCCGCAGACCGCGTACGCGGAGTGCAAGGTGCTGGTCGAGCGGGACCTGCGGGAACTGGCGGACGCCTCTTTCTCCCCGACGTTCCTGCGCAACGCCACGGCCTTCGGCGCCTCGCCCCGCATGCGCTTTGACATCGTGCTGAACAACCTCAGCGGACTGGCCTGCACGCGCCGGGCCATCACCATGACCTCGGACGGCACGCCCTGGCGGCCGCTGGTGCACGCCCTGGATATCGCGCAGGCCATCGCGCTGGTCCTGGAGGCGCCGCTGGAACGGGTACATAACGAGACCTTCAACGTCGGTTCGACCGACCACAACTACCGCGTGCGGGAAATCGCGGAACTGGTCGCGCAGGCCTTCCCCGGCTGCGCCGTGCAGTTCGGCGAGAACGGATCCGACAACCGCTCGTACCGCGTGAACTTCGACAAGATCCGCCGTGCCCTGCCGGACTTCGAACCCAGCTGGGACGCCGGGCGCGGCGCGCAGCAACTCGCGGAACTGTTCACCCGCATCGACCTGCAACCCAGTGACTTCACCTGGCGGGGCTACACGCGCCTCACGCAACTGGAGTACCTGCTGCGCACCGGTCAGATCGACCAGGACTTCTACTGGCGGCCCCTGCCCGCCCCGGAACGGCGCCAGGGGAGCCCCGCATGA